Genomic DNA from Methanosarcina sp. MTP4:
TGAAGCTGTCGCTTCCAGTCGCAAATCTCTTTTTTTATCTGGATATTCAAAACCACTTAAAAGTGCTATTCCCACGTGCCATAGAACACTTTTGTCTTTATCTGAAGCCATTCTGTGTACATCTTGCCACACCTGTTCTTTGTCCGGCACATCTTTAAAAATAGTTCTAATTGCTCCTGCCGCTTCTATTCGCACCTTTCTGTTTTTATCTGAAGTCAGCCTGTGTACATCTTGCCACGCCTGTTCTTTGTCCGGCACATCTTTAAAAATAGTTCTAATTGCTCCTGCCGCTTCTATTCGCACCTTTCTGTTTTTATCTGAAGTCAGCCTGTGTACATCTTGCCACGCCTGTTCTTTGTCCGGCACATCTTTAAAAATAGTTCTAATTGCTCCTGCCGCTTCCCTTCGCACCCCGCTGTTTTCGTCTGAAGTCAGCCTGTGTACATCTTGCCACGCCTGTTCTTTGTCCGGCACATCTTTAAAAATAGTTCTAATTGCTCCTGCCGCTTCCCTTCGCACCCTGCTGTTTTTATCTGAAGTCAATCTGTGTACATCTTGCCACGCTTGTTGTTTATCCGGCACGTCTCTAAAAATAGTTCTAATTGCTCCTGCCGCTTCACATCGCACCCCGCTGTTTTCATCTGAAGTCAGTCTGTGTACATCTTGCCACGCCTGTTCCTTGTCCGGCACATATTTAAAAACAGTTCCAAGTAAAGCTGTCGCTTGCAGTCGCAAATCTCTTTTTTTATCTGGATATTCAAGACCACTTAAAAGTGCTATTCTCACGTGCCATAGAACACCTCTGTCTTTATATGAAGTCAGCCTGTGTACATCTTGCCATGCCTGTTGTTTATCCGGCACATCTCTAAAAACAGTTCCAATTGCTTCTGCCGCTTCCCTTCGCACATCTTCATCTTCATCTGAAGTCAATCTGTGTACATCTTGCCACGCCTGTTGTTTATCCGGCACATCTTTAAAAATAGTTCTAATTGCTCCTGCCGCTTCCCTTCGCACATCTTCATCTTCATCTGAAGTCAATCTGTGTACATCTTGCCACGCCTGTTGTTTATCCGGCACATCTTTAAAAATAGTTCTAATTGCTCCTGCCGCTTCCCTTCGCACCCTGCTGTTTTTATCTGAAGTCAATCTGTGTACATCTTGCCACGCCTGTTGTTTATCCGGCACATCTTTTAAAATAGTTCTAATTGCTCCTGCCGCTTCACATCGCACCCCGCTGTTTTCATCTGAAGTCAGTCTGTGTACATCTTGCCACGCCTGTTCTTTGTCCGGCACATATTTAAAAACAGTTCGAAGTGCTTTTACTGCTCTCCATCGCACCTTTCTGTTTTCATCTGAAGTCAGTCTGTGTACATCTTGCCATGCCTGTTCTTTGTCCGGCAAATATTTAAAAACAATTCGAGGTGCTTTTACTGCTCTCCATCGCACCTTTCTTTTTTTATCTAAAGTCGGTCTGTATAAATCTTTCCACGCATTTTTTTTGTCATAAAAATCTCCAAAACTACTAGATAGTTGATCCACTGCCTTCATGCGTTCTTTTGGATCAGAATCATTACATTTTTTGTGAATTTCTTCCTGATTAACCAATTCCCTACACCATGGCCTTCTAACACTTCAAAATTAATAAATCATTCTTATTTTTCCCCTGTCCTATCTTCTCTCACTCCCCTTCTCCATAATCTCCCCAAGAGCCTACCTGAACTTCCGGGCAGCTGCATTGACATATAATCCCCATCCCATTAACCACAACCTTATCCCCTTTCCCGACAACGGCATTTCGAAAAAATCTATAAAAATCCTCCAAAAAACCGGCACCTCCCCTCTCCAAAAAATCAATTCGAAAAAACGACCCCAATAAAAACCAATCTCTCGCCCGGCTTCTCCCCTCAACCGAACGAAAACCCCACCGCCGGAAATCTCCCCTCAAACAATCTCCGGCGGGGGCCAAATTACCATTCGATTATTCTTCTTCGATTTCTCCTGCCACGGGCAGTTTCATCTGTTTTTCATCATCACCGTTTTCGGTTTTTATTCTTGCCATTCCCACGACTTTGTCGCCGGATTTGAGGTTCATGATGCGGACGCCCTGGGTGTTCCTGCCCTGGACCGAGATATCGGTGGCAGGGATGCGGATTATGATTCCTTCGGCGCTGGTGATCATGAGTTCGTCGTCGTCGGCGACGGATTTGACGTTAGCTACGTAGCCATTCCTGAGGGTCGTGTTGATGGTGATTACACCTTTTCCGCCGCGGCGGTGGGCGGGGTACTGGGAGTACTCGGTTCGTTTGCCGTAGCCGTTTTCGGTGAGAGTGAGGAGTTTTGTGCTCTCATCGACCAGGTCCATGCTGACCACCTTGTCATCGGAACCGTCAAGGGTCATGCCGCGGACTCCGCGGGCGGAGCGGCCCATGGAACGGACGTCGGCTTCGGAGAAGCGGATGGCTTTTCCTTTCTTGGAGACCATTACGATTTCCCGCTTGCCGTCGGTCAGGAGGACTTTTACGAGCTCGTCACCTTCCGCAAGGCCGACTGCAATGATGCCTCCTTTGCGGGGGTTTTTGAAGTCCGAGAGCGGGGTCTTCTTGATCGTGCCTGCCTGTGTGACCATCAGGAGGAAGCGGTCTTCCGAAAACTCCTTTACCGGGATCATGGCGTTTACCATTTCACCTTCCCGGAGTTCCAGGAGGTTTACTATGGCTTTGCCTTTGGACTGGCGGCTGCTTTCGGGGATCTCGTAGACCTTTCGCCAGTGGACCCTGCCCCTGTTCGTGAAGAAGAGGATGTAGTTGTGGGTTGAAGAGATGAAGAGGTTTTCAACGAAGTCCTCGTCCTTGGTCTCCATGCCGATTATGCCTCTACCTCCACGGCGCTGGCTGGAGTAGGTTTCCAGGGGAAGCCTCTTAATATAGCCGCTGTCAGTGATCGTGACAACCACGTCTTCTTCAGGGATCAGGTCTTCGTCCGTGACCTCTTCGGCAAACTGCATGATCTTTGTTCTGCGCTTGTCCCCGTACTTTTCCCTTATCTGGGTAAGCTCGTCCCGGATGATCCCGTACTTGAGCTCGTCGCTTGCCAGGATCTCCCTGAGTTCGGCAATCAGCTTGATGAGGCTTTCCAGCTCGTCGAGGATTTTCTGGGTCTCAAGGCCCGTCAGGCGCTGCAAGCGCATGTCCAGGATGGCTTTTGCCTGGATTTCGTCAAGTTCAAAGTTTTCGACCAGCCCGCTTTTTGCCTCCTCGGCATTTTCCGAGGCGCGGATAAGGGCCACAACTGCGTCAATGTTATCTAGGGCGATCCGGAGGCCTCTCAGGATGTGAGCCCGGTCTTCGCTTTTCCGGAGGTCGTACAGGGTCCTTTTCTGGATGATTTCCATCCTGTGGGCCAGGTAGATTTCCAGGAGCTCTTTCAGGTTAAGTTCCTTCGGTTTCCCGTCCACCAGGGCCAGGTTGATGATCCCGAAGGAGGTCTCCATCTGGGTGTGCTTGTAGAGCTGGTTCAGGAGAACGTGGGGGTTTGTGCCCCTGGAAAGCTCGATCACGACCCTGATCCCGTCCCTGTCCGACTCGTCCCTAAGATCGGAAATCCCGCTGATGACCTTATCCCGGACAAGGTGGGCGATGTTCTCGATCATCCGGGCCTTGTTCACCTGGTAGGGAAGCTCGGTTACGATAATCTGTTCCCTATCCTTCTTCATTTCCTGGATCTCGGCAACCGCCCGGATCTTAACAGGGCCTCTCCCTGTCATGTATGCGGACCTGATCCCTGCAGTCCCCAGGATGTTTGCGGCTGTCGGGAAGTCGGGACCTTTGATGACGCTCATCAGTTCCTGGATTGTCGTTTCGGGCTCGTCGATAAGCATGAGGGTCCCGTCGATGACCTCCGTGAGGTTATGGGGCGCCATGTTCGTTGCCATCCCGACGGCTATTCCCGTGGACCCGTTAATCAGGAGGCTTGGAAGCTTTGCGGGCAGGACTTCAGGCTCTTCCAGGGACCCGTCGTAGTTGGGCCTGAAAGGCACGGTCTCCTTGTCGATGTCTGCCAGCATCTCTTCCGTAATTTTGCCCATCCGGACTTCGGTGTACCGCATGGCGGCTGCCGAATCCCCATCAATGGACCCGAAGTTGCCCTGCCCATCGATCATGGGATAGCGTAAAGAGAAGTCCTGGACCATACGCACGATACTGTCGTAGACGGCCGAGTCCCCGTGGGGGTGGTACTTACCAAGCACGTCTCCGACCACACGGGCGGACTTCTTGTAAGGCTTTTCATGAGTGATCCCGGACTCTTTCATGGAATAGAGGATCCTGCGGTGGACAGGTTTTAGCCCGTCCCGTGCATCGGGAAGCGCCCTTCCCACGATCACGCTCATGGCGTAGTTGATGTAGGACTTTTTCATCTCGTCGTCGATAAGGACCGGGACGATCCCCTGCCTACCTTCGGAATTTTCTTCAGGATCTCCTTCAGGATATCCCACCGTTTCTCCTTCAGGATCTTCTTCAGGATCTTCTTCAGGATCCACTGGTTCTCCCACTGGTTCTCCCACCGTTTCTCCTTCAGGTTCTCCCACTGGTTCTCCTACCGTTTCTCCTTCAGGTTCTTCTTCCGGCTCTCCTTCAGGTTCCTCTTTCGGCTCGTCCGGGATCAGGGTTGCCTGGAAAGAGTTTTTCTTTTCGGCTTCGGTCCTGTTTTCTTCGTCGTATTCTGCCATTTTTTCCACCACCTTAAATGTCCAGGTCCACGACTTCTTTTGCGTGCGTTTCAATGAAGTTCCTGCGCGGTTCCACATCGTCTCCCATCAGGACCCGGAAGATCTCGTCGGCGTGGATGGCATCTTCCAGGGTAACCTGGAGCAAAATTCTGGTGTCCGGGTCCATGGTGGTTTCCCAGAGCTGGCCAGGGTTCATTTCCCCGAGACCCTTGTAGCGCTGGACGGCTGCTCCCTTTTCCCCGATCTCCGCAAGTTTTGCATTGAGTTCCCGGTCCGTGAACATGTAGTGTTCGGCCTTCCCTTTCTTTACCTTATAGAGGGGAGGTTGTGCGATATATACGTAGCCGGCATCGATCATAGGGCGCATGTAGCGGAAGAAAAAGGTCAGGAGAAGCGTCCGGATGTGCGCCCCGTCCACATCGGCATCGGTCATGATGATGATTTTGTGGTAGCGGGCACTGTCAAGGTCAAAGTCCTCGCTGACACCCGTGCCAAGCGCGGTTATAAGGGCAACAATCTCGTTGTTTTTCAGTATCTTTGCAAGCCTCGATTTTTCAACGTTCAAAATCTTGCCACGTAAAGGCAGGATAGCCTGGAAACTCCGATCTCTTCCCTGTTTTGCCGAGCCTCCTGCCGAATCTCCTTCCACGATATAGATTTCGCAGGCTTCGGGGTTCTTATTCGAGCAGTCCGCAAGCTTGCCGGGCAGGGTGCTGATATCAAGGGCGCTCTTTCTCCGGGTAAGCTCCCTTGCCTTTTTCGCAGCTTCCCGGGCCCGCTGGGCAAGGAGGGCTTTTTCGAGGATTATGTTTGCAACTTTAGGGTTTTCTTCAAAGTACTCGGAAAGCCCGTCGCTTACCATGGAGTCCACGATCCCCTTTACTTCGCTGTTTCCGAGTTTGGTCTTTGTCTGCCCCTCAAACTGGGGCTCCATGAGCTTGACGCTGATGATTGCGGTGAGACCCTCCCTTATGTCGTCACCCGAGAGTTTTGCCTCGTCCTTTGCAAGCTTGTTTGTCTTTATATAGTCGTTTGCAATGCGGGTAAGGGCACTCTTGAAGCCGATGATGTGGGTCCCGCCTTCGTGGGTGTTGATGTTGTTGGCAAAGGAGTACACGTTTTCGGCGTATGAGTTAGTGTACTGCATTGCGATTTCCACGACCATGTCGTCCCTTTCCCGTTCAAAGTAGATCGGATTTTCATGCAGGGGCTGCTTTTTCTTGTTCAGGTACTCCACGAATTCCACGATCCCCCCTTCGTAGGAGAAGGAATTCATCTGGCCTTCCGGACTTCTCAGGTCCCTCAGGATTATGTTGATGCCCCTGTTCAGGAAAGCTAGTTCCCGGAGCCTGTTTAAGAGGATGTCGTACTGGTATTCCGTGGTTTCGAAAATTTTAGTGTCGGGTTTGAAGGTCGTCTTCGTCCCCGTAGTTTCCGAAGTGCCTGCTTCGCTTACCGGGCCTTCCGGGGTCCCCCGGGCGTAGCGCTGGACATACCTCTTCTCGTCTCTCCATACCTCCACTTCCAGCCATTCCGAAAGCCCGTTTACCACGGACACTCCTACCCCGTGCAGTCCCCCGGAAACCTTGTAGGTATTTTTGTCGAATTTCCCTCCCGCATGCAGTACTGTCATCACTACTTCCAGGGCGGATTTCTTGTGTATGGGGTGGGGGTCGATAGGGATTCCCCTCCCGTTATCCGTGACCGTTACGCTCCCGTCAGGGTTGAGTGTGACTTCAATACTGTCACAGAAACCGGCAAGGGCTTCGTCAATGCTGTTGTCCACAACTTCGTAGACAAGGTGGTGGAGCCCGCGGCTGTCCGTGCTCCCTATATACATGCTGGGGCGTTTCCGGACAGCTTCCAGACCTTCCAGGACCTGGATGTGCGAAGCGTCATAAACCTGTTTATCACTCATCTGGGTTTATTCTCCATGAAAATCTAATAAAAGTAATTATCTTATGTGTTGAAACGTATTTTTATATTTTTCAAAATTCGCGGGAAAACTCTGCCCAAAATAAAACCTAAAAATCGTGCCAATTTTGTAAGCCTTCAATTTTTATTTTGTAACTTTTATATTTCATATTTATGTTTATTCCACGAACAAATTCAATATGCGTTCATATATTTTAAGTCTTTAGCTTCCCCGGATTTCCAGCCCTTTTTCTTAATGTTTACGTCCCTGAAAATGAAGATTTTTCGGGACTTTCCATTTAAATATTTTCCCTTTGTAAGCGGATTTTCCACGCATTAAAATACGGGATAAAATATTTCCGAAGATTTAATGTAAAAACTTTGAACTGTATGGGCACGGAGCAGCAGTCAGGGCGCTCCGGGATACCCCTGACTCACTCAAGGTGTCCTATGGACCCCGCTCATGAGTGCACACCCATGAGTGCACACCCATGAGCAGTTCCTGAGCCACAACTCTGAGCCACATCCCGGGCACACTTCATTACTCTCCGGGATACTCCGGAACATCCGGGTTATTCCAAACATCCGGACTCACATCTGGAAATTCAGTCCGGAACTCATTCAGGGACTGATGGATTCCGGTTACTGATGAATTCCGGTTACTGATGAATTCCGATTTCCGGGGCATGCTTCTTGAGGCATACTATCTGTATATCAGGCTGTGTATCAGGCATGTCCGGGAAAGTCATCCCCGTGTTCAGGCCATCCCCATCTCATTGAGCCGGTTCGGGAGATAGGTCTCTGTCACGAAGTCCAGGCCCTTTCCGGCAAAGGCTTGCTGTTCGGCCTTCTTCCCGATCTTGAGCTGGAGTTCTATTTGCTCTTTCCAGTACTCGGACTCAAAACGGGGGTCGGAAAGTTCGCTTCTGAGAGCACTTATGTCCTGTTCGGTGAGCTTGTCAGTGGAAAGTTCGTATTCCACGATATCCGAGGGCTGGACTCCCAGGAACCTGGCTTTCGGGGT
This window encodes:
- the gyrA gene encoding DNA gyrase subunit A, encoding MAEYDEENRTEAEKKNSFQATLIPDEPKEEPEGEPEEEPEGETVGEPVGEPEGETVGEPVGEPVDPEEDPEEDPEGETVGYPEGDPEENSEGRQGIVPVLIDDEMKKSYINYAMSVIVGRALPDARDGLKPVHRRILYSMKESGITHEKPYKKSARVVGDVLGKYHPHGDSAVYDSIVRMVQDFSLRYPMIDGQGNFGSIDGDSAAAMRYTEVRMGKITEEMLADIDKETVPFRPNYDGSLEEPEVLPAKLPSLLINGSTGIAVGMATNMAPHNLTEVIDGTLMLIDEPETTIQELMSVIKGPDFPTAANILGTAGIRSAYMTGRGPVKIRAVAEIQEMKKDREQIIVTELPYQVNKARMIENIAHLVRDKVISGISDLRDESDRDGIRVVIELSRGTNPHVLLNQLYKHTQMETSFGIINLALVDGKPKELNLKELLEIYLAHRMEIIQKRTLYDLRKSEDRAHILRGLRIALDNIDAVVALIRASENAEEAKSGLVENFELDEIQAKAILDMRLQRLTGLETQKILDELESLIKLIAELREILASDELKYGIIRDELTQIREKYGDKRRTKIMQFAEEVTDEDLIPEEDVVVTITDSGYIKRLPLETYSSQRRGGRGIIGMETKDEDFVENLFISSTHNYILFFTNRGRVHWRKVYEIPESSRQSKGKAIVNLLELREGEMVNAMIPVKEFSEDRFLLMVTQAGTIKKTPLSDFKNPRKGGIIAVGLAEGDELVKVLLTDGKREIVMVSKKGKAIRFSEADVRSMGRSARGVRGMTLDGSDDKVVSMDLVDESTKLLTLTENGYGKRTEYSQYPAHRRGGKGVITINTTLRNGYVANVKSVADDDELMITSAEGIIIRIPATDISVQGRNTQGVRIMNLKSGDKVVGMARIKTENGDDEKQMKLPVAGEIEEE
- the gyrB gene encoding DNA topoisomerase (ATP-hydrolyzing) subunit B, with protein sequence MSDKQVYDASHIQVLEGLEAVRKRPSMYIGSTDSRGLHHLVYEVVDNSIDEALAGFCDSIEVTLNPDGSVTVTDNGRGIPIDPHPIHKKSALEVVMTVLHAGGKFDKNTYKVSGGLHGVGVSVVNGLSEWLEVEVWRDEKRYVQRYARGTPEGPVSEAGTSETTGTKTTFKPDTKIFETTEYQYDILLNRLRELAFLNRGINIILRDLRSPEGQMNSFSYEGGIVEFVEYLNKKKQPLHENPIYFERERDDMVVEIAMQYTNSYAENVYSFANNINTHEGGTHIIGFKSALTRIANDYIKTNKLAKDEAKLSGDDIREGLTAIISVKLMEPQFEGQTKTKLGNSEVKGIVDSMVSDGLSEYFEENPKVANIILEKALLAQRAREAAKKARELTRRKSALDISTLPGKLADCSNKNPEACEIYIVEGDSAGGSAKQGRDRSFQAILPLRGKILNVEKSRLAKILKNNEIVALITALGTGVSEDFDLDSARYHKIIIMTDADVDGAHIRTLLLTFFFRYMRPMIDAGYVYIAQPPLYKVKKGKAEHYMFTDRELNAKLAEIGEKGAAVQRYKGLGEMNPGQLWETTMDPDTRILLQVTLEDAIHADEIFRVLMGDDVEPRRNFIETHAKEVVDLDI